The genomic segment TGGCATGCGCGACCGAGATGTTCGCCACCCGTCCCCAGGGGTCGGTCACGGTCCGCGCGCTGGCCACCGCCGCCGGAACGTCGACTGCGGCGGTGTACACCTTGTTCCAGGGCAAGGACGGGCTGATCCGCGAGGTGCGCGACCAAGCGGTCGCCGGCCTGTTCCAGGACCTGACGGCCGTTCCCGGCTCTGGGGCCGCCTTGGAGGATCTGCACGCGTTGGCCGCGGCATATCGCCATTGGGGACGCGAACACCGCCACCTGTACACGGTGTTGTTCGGCGGCGCGCAGTCCTTCGTCCCGTCGCACCGGATCGGCGACCGCGACCCAGTGCGGCCGCTTGTCGCGGCGATCGACCGCGCCGTGGTGGGCCACATCCTCGCAGGCGACACCACACAGATCGCCGTCTCGTTGTGGGTCGCCCTGCACGGGCTCGTGACCCTCGAACTCGCCGGCAGCCTTGACGGCGCCGCAGCCGAGACCGCGTTCCGGTCCACGATTGACGCAGTACTACGCGGCTGGGCAACTCCCGCCGCCTTCCCTGGCCTTCGACGCGCAGACTCGGCGTTGTGAAGCCATTGCTCCGCAGCCGCACGGAGACGGCTGGCGGAGAGCCGAGTCGAAGTACCCTCCCCAGCCGGCACGGATCGGTTCGTGGCTGTCCATATCGGCCCTCACCGACCACCACCGACGCACCAGGTGAAATGACGTCCATGAGACTGATCCGGGGCCCGGTGCCGAAGCGCCGGGTGAAGGAGTATCGCCGAGGGTCATGTGGCCGTACGGGAGCGGGGAGAACCGGGCGGCCGGTCTGGTGACTTCATGCCGATCCGAGCCGGCCACGCGTCGGCTGGGCCGTGGGCGCTCCCGGCGCGGTCCGGTGGCCGTCCGGGGCGGTTGTTGTTGTCAACGGCTGTTCGTAGGTGTCTTGTTCGAGGTGGTGACCGCGTCGGGATCGGTGGAATGTCGCGGCGCTGTGGAGCCTTCTGCGGGCCTGGATCTGGTCAGCCACAGGCCGGTGAACGCGGCGGTGGCCAATGTGATGGCGCCGGCAGTGAGGAAGGCGCTGTTGAGGCCGGTCTCGAAGGA from the Streptomyces sp. AM 4-1-1 genome contains:
- a CDS encoding TetR-like C-terminal domain-containing protein gives rise to the protein MGRPRTNDAAVRERLVACATEMFATRPQGSVTVRALATAAGTSTAAVYTLFQGKDGLIREVRDQAVAGLFQDLTAVPGSGAALEDLHALAAAYRHWGREHRHLYTVLFGGAQSFVPSHRIGDRDPVRPLVAAIDRAVVGHILAGDTTQIAVSLWVALHGLVTLELAGSLDGAAAETAFRSTIDAVLRGWATPAAFPGLRRADSAL